One segment of Asterias rubens chromosome 2, eAstRub1.3, whole genome shotgun sequence DNA contains the following:
- the LOC117307210 gene encoding cell surface glycoprotein 1-like: protein MADTETAQETVPDTTVAVKGSEAEENNNSADGPAAVDKKPTDGEPISAESGEVEKPEDSQPEQVPEGDQTDAPQEAVEPDQPSEPAGGEEQTVDAPKPDDEEPKTEVEPTADGPTSSEGVEEAAKEGEVPEDAPQEVVVDSQETPAPSVVIEDEKPEEETSSPKTDEVAVDEVADELIPEKVHKTENPVLEEPRPEKVPETENVVLEEPTPERAADEIDGDATESEKQIEQPQEDQSNIHENEDKPEDSNVEDTNKELDLKEKDDAPVDISVTVGDVATADIHAAAPEDIDESKPVEPEPQEPPQETTTEEAQPTTRAEEGETSGENVHEIGAFEEKYSAAQRDIQELRALNVEIQQRLDKSEAESKDRKRQSSVDNKEGMKVQSDYLARELSQQQDTEKYLREKLAETLEEKEESERKCKDLQLRLKRFAKDDQAKDERMKKLESDLRDISQEVQTLEEHFDEETLKTIRESKGTNATNGQTTTARTQQKQETPVPQSKTCTIL from the coding sequence ATGGCAGACACCGAGACTGCGCAGGAGACGGTTCCAGACACAACGGTCGCCGTGAAGGGCAGTGAAGCCGAAGAGAACAATAACTCTGCAGATGGCCCGGCTGCAGTCGACAAAAAGCCCACTGATGGCGAGCCCATATCAGCAGAGAGTGGGGAAGTGGAGAAACCGGAGGACAGCCAACCAGAACAAGTACCCGAGGGAGATCAAACAGATGCACCTCAAGAAGCAGTTGAACCGGATCAACCTTCAGAACCCGCTGGTGGGGAAGAGCAGACCGTGGACGCACCAAAACCAGATGATGAAGAACCTAAAACAGAGGTAGAGCCGACTGCGGATGGTCCAACATCTAGTGAAGGTGTTGAAGAAGCAGCTAAAGAGGGTGAAGTACCAGAAGATGCCCCCCAAGAGGTGGTGGTTGATAGCCAGGAAACACCCGCACCATCAGTCGTTATAGAGGATGAGAAACCCGAAGAGGAAACTTCGTCGCCTAAGACAGATGAGGTAGCAGTGGATGAAGTAGCCGATGAACTCATACCAGAGAAAGTTCATAAAACTGAAAATCCTGTTCTTGAGGAACCCAGGCCAGAGAAAGTTCCAGAAACAGAGAATGTTGTTCTTGAGGAGCCCACGCCAGAGAGAGCCGCTGATGAAATCGATGGCGATGCCACCGaatcagaaaaacaaattgagcaGCCACAGGAGGACCAATCAAACATTCATGAAAATGAAGATAAACCAGAGGACTCAAATGTTGAGGACACAAACAAAGAGCTTGATTTAAAAGAAAAGGATGACGCCCCCGTAGATATTTCTGTGACCGTCGGAGATGTAGCGACAGCCGATATCCATGCAGCAGCCCCAGAAGATATAGATGAAAGTAAACCGGTAGAGCCTGAACCACAAGAACCTCCCCAAGAAACTACCACCGAAGAGGCGCAGCCTACAACAAGGGCAGAAGAAGGGGAAACTTCTGGAGAAAATGTCCATGAAATCGGTGCATTCGAGGAAAAATACAGCGCTGCTCAGCGTGACATTCAGGAACTGAGGGCCTTgaacgttgagatacagcaaaggCTGGATAAATCAGAAGCAGAGTCAAAAGATAGGAAACGACAATCAAGTGTCGATAATAAAGAAGGCATGAAAGTCCAGTCAGACTACCTGGCAAGGGAGCTCTCCCAACAGCAAGACACAGAAAAGTACCTCCGGGAGAAACTGGCCGAGACGTTGGAAGAGAAGGAGGAGAGTGAACGCAAGTGTAAGGACTTACAGTTGAGGCTCAAGCGCTTCGCCAAAGACGACCAGGCCAAGGACGAGCGGATGAAAAAATTGGAGAGCGATCTGCGCGATATTTCACAGGAAGTTCAGACGCTCGAGGAACATTTCGACGAGGAGACACTGAAGACGATCAGGGAGTCAAAGGGTACGAACGCCACCAACGGCCAGACAACGACAGCAAGGACGCAGCAGAAACAAGAGACCCCTGTCCCACAGTCAAAGACATGTACTATTCTGTGA
- the LOC117306918 gene encoding pre-mRNA-splicing factor ISY1 homolog, protein MARNSEKAMTKLARWRQAQMEEGKVREKRPYLATECEDLHKAEKWRRQIVSEVSKKVAQIQNAGLGEFRVRDLNDEINKLLREKIHWESRIVELGGPDYRKIGPRMLDKEGKEVPGNRGYKYFGAAKDLPGVRELFEHEPPPPPRKTRAELMKFIDADYYGYRDEDDGVLVPLEVEHEKEIIAAAVSEWRSKKEAGLLSEEITKDQEAEEDIYAIQQDPVSDDDEEAEEMDAEEGQPRYVAHVPVPSQKEVEEALLRRKKMELLEKYASETLIQQGNEAKTLMGI, encoded by the exons ATG GCTCGGAATTCAGAAAAAGCAAT GACCAAGCTGGCGCGATGGCGTCAAGCACAGATGGAAGAAGGAAAGGTGAGAGAGAAGCGACCTTACCTGGCCACAGAATGCGAAGACTTACACAAGGCAGAGAAATGGAGACGTCAGATTGTATCGGAGGTGTCCAAGAAGGTAGCTCAGATACAGAACG CTGGACTCGGTGAGTTCCGAGTTCGCGATCTTAACGATGAAATCAACAAACTACTACGCGAAAAAATCCACTGGGAGTCTCGGATCGTTGAGCTTGGTGGTCCTGACTACAGG AAAATTGGCCCCAGGATGTTGGACAAGGAAGGAAAGGAGGTTCCAGGAAACCGAGGGTATAAATACTTTGGAGCGGCCAAGGATCTACCGGGAGTGAGAGAACTCTTTGAGCATGAAC CACCACCACCTCCAAGAAAGACGAGAGCAGAATTGATGAAGTTTATTGATGCTGATTACTATGGTTACAGAGATGAGGATGATGGAGTCTTGGTACCTCTTGAGGTGGAACATGAAAAAGAAA TTATTGCAGCAGCAGTAAGTGAATGGAGGTCTAAGAAGGAGGCAGGGTTACTAAGCGAGGAAATCACCAAGGACCAAGAAGCAGAAGAGGACATATACGCCATCCAGCAAGACCCAGTG tctgatgatgatgaggaAGCTGAGGAGATGGATGCAGAGGAGGGCCAGCCTCGGTATGTCGCCCACGTACCAGTACCATCACAAAAAGAG GTCGAAGAGGCGTTGTTGAGAAGGAAAAAGATGGAGCTTTTAGAAAAATACGCCAGTGAAACGTTAATACAACAAGGGAATGAAGCTAAGACGTTAATGGGAATTTAG
- the LOC117307418 gene encoding U3 small nucleolar ribonucleoprotein protein IMP4-like gives MLRRQSRLRREYLYRKSQETKDRVISERKRKLKDALDENKPIPTELRKDALSLQKALAFDDEGGTDLNHMDDEYRWAGVEDPKIMLTTSRDPSSKLKQFAKEVKLIFPNAQRLNRGNYDVDQLVQACRANEVTDLLIIHEHRGVPDALQVCHLPYGPTAFFTLLNTVMRHDIPNIGTMSEVYPHLLFHNFKSKLGERVLNILKYLFPVPKEESKRVITFANQDDVISFRHHMYKKADQKTIDLSEVGPRFEMKLYEIRLGTIEKSDPGETEWVARPYMNTAKKRKHLSEK, from the exons atg TTACGACGGCAATCTAGACTGCGACGGGAGTATCTGTACAGGAAGTCTCAGGAGACGAAAGACCGAGTCATCAGTGAGAGGAAAAGGAAGCTTAAAGATGCCTTGGATG AGAACAAACCAATCCCAACGGAGTTGAGGAAGGATGCTCTGAGTTTACAAAAAGCCCTGGCGTTTGATGATGAAGGTGGGACag ATTTGAATCACATGGATGATGAATATCGCTGGGCCGGAGTAGAAGACCCCAAGATTATGCTGACCACCTCCAGAGATCCAAGCTCCAAACTCAAACAGTTTGCCAAA GAAGTAAAGTTGATCTTCCCGAATGCCCAGCGCTTAAACCGTGGTAACTACGATGTGGATCAGCTAGTCCAAGCCTGCCGAGCTAATGAAGTCACTGATCTATTAATAATACATGAGCATCGAGGTGTACCAG ATGCCCTACAAGTTTGTCATCTTCCTTATGGACCGACTGCCTTCTTCACTCTCCTCAATACTGTAATGAGACATGACATACCAAATATTGGTACAATGTCAGAAGTCTATCCACACCTCCTCTTTCATAACTTCAAGTCAAAGCTGGGCGAAAGG GTCTTGAACATCTTGAAGTACTTGTTCCCAGTACCAAAGGAGGAGAGTAAGAGGGTCATAACTTTTGCCAACCAAGATGATGTCATTTCCTTTAG ACATCACATGTACAAGAAAGCAGACCAAAAAACTATAGATTTATCAGAGGTTGGACCAAGATTTGAAATGAAGT TGTATGAAATCCGTTTGGGCACCATCGAAAAGTCAGATCCAGGGGAGACAGAATGGGTAGCAAGACCCTACATGAACACCGCCAAGAAACGCAAACATCTCAGCGAAAAATGA